The genomic stretch GCCATGAGACGATTACCACTAGAAATTATGACAATAAAAAGGCCCGTCCACATGCCCCTCAAGATTCTGTCGCTTCTGTGGACTCCGTCTCCTTGCTCGCGACTGCCTTGCCAGTGGCAGTTGAAGACGCTGTAACCCCTACACCATTCACTTTCGCAGAAAAGAGGCTCCCCACTCTACCGAATACTCCTTCTTCAGTCATGGACGAGGCGCTGCGTGATCTCGAAGCTCGAGAAAAGGAGCTCGATGCGGAAAATCTTCGCAGTCATTTCTCTGATTTCAGTACAACGGAGGAGTCCACGAGCAGCTCTCCGTGCGAGAGGAGCCACTTTTCCGAATGGAGTACAGATACAGAGGTGGTCTCTCCTGAGTCCATGACACCTTCGCTTACTTTTAACGATGGTAACCAAACTTGTTCTGCTCTCGAAGGGATGAATTTTGCAGAAGTGTGGAAGAACTCTGCTCCTGCTGAAACCAGCGATCCAAACACTCCACAGCTTACTGTTAATTCAACGTCTTCCCCCGCCACACTCGGTGGTGACTCACCCCTCCTTGATCTGCCGCCTCCTCGGCTTACGGTCTCTTTATCCCCCTCCGACATGGATTTCTCAAGTCTTTGTATCAGTGACGCCGATGAGGTCGAAAGAGATCCCAAGCGCCATGCAGCTTTCTTTGGGAGAGTAGAAGGACTCGGGCTTCTCCGGAGCCCCGGACCCTCTACCGTGCAGTTTGCGGGAAATGTCCATAGTGATGCGGAAGCGACACATAACGGGAAGAATGCTGCGCCCGGCTATGACCGCTTCAGCATCAGCTCGCTTCCAGGACAGTCTGCAGCAATGCAAGAAATGATGGATGAGTTGAGCTATCTCAAATCGATAATTCAATCTTAGATGATGCGAGTATATAATTTACAGGAAAACAATATATAGAGTGTGATTGTTAAGACAAATATACTAGGCTTTctagattttcttttcatgcTTCATTCTTTGCTTATCGGGTCGGTAGTAAGTAAGAATATAGGCAGTGTAGaagatattaaaaaaaaaaaaaaaaaaaaaaaaaaactgtAGTTCCCTTGGATTGGGGTCCCAGTCATGCGTTGTGTTGGAGGATCTTCTCGCTTTGACAGATAGTAAGATACTATACCGTGGTGAAAATATATTCAGATAGGTGTAGTAGAACTACAAGTTAGGATTGAGATATGTAATGATGACTTTACACTACTAGTACACATGAGACACAGAGTCAACTAGctccttatatatatagattattaTACTGCTTACTTGTTGGAAGAAGTTAGCTGCCCTAATCTGAATCACCAGGTAGGGTTAAAAAGGCTTTTACTAACTTGGGGGACACGCGACAGACACCACGTGCCAAGAG from Aspergillus oryzae RIB40 DNA, chromosome 1 encodes the following:
- a CDS encoding uncharacterized protein (predicted protein), translating into MDEALRDLEAREKELDAENLRSHFSDFSTTEESTSSSPCERSHFSEWSTDTEVVSPESMTPSLTFNDGNQTCSALEGMNFAEVWKNSAPAETSDPNTPQLTVNSTSSPATLGGDSPLLDLPPPRLTVSLSPSDMDFSSLCISDADEVERDPKRHAAFFGRVEGLGLLRSPGPSTVQFAGNVHSDAEATHNGKNAAPGYDRFSISSLPGQSAAMQEMMDELSYLKSIIQS